A single window of Candidatus Thermoplasmatota archaeon DNA harbors:
- a CDS encoding ATPase domain-containing protein translates to MARIRKKKAKKVPLRKYVEEGDIDKTIEYFKNKFLELEKRENAVKNKEKLLEAEKNKLALESSKINEELEKLKRVENALSEREISIKGEREALDKRIAELEGRLAKAEKMPEEVHKLQELIKEKELELKRSHEELKYEKLRREHEIARLTAQIEFKKGLGSRDVTQVEKELLEREEKITKREEYLLEKEFELANLRADLELKDEELRRKIDPLKYKEEELARREEELRFKEQKLEREVQKFKEREKELKKLALPPGAEEKLKLKEELTRLEEELKAREDELKRREEYLKSKESELTRKTEDLIAAEISRKEKERKREKEAKKVKTGVSRLDDLLFGGIPFGSNVLIYGPPFMGTDVLIKRFVIEGLAKNVPCVVVTVDKSTTDIKKELKELFEDYESAESAGLVGYVDIYSRRMGMPCNEPNVEYVDSIRDLDVITLAVNNIFTKLKAKGEYYRLVFPLSTLTANLGAQPIFRFLEDLTGRCKRDGAVTFFALTKG, encoded by the coding sequence ATGGCTAGAATAAGGAAGAAGAAAGCCAAGAAAGTACCGTTACGGAAATATGTAGAAGAGGGCGATATAGATAAAACTATCGAGTATTTTAAAAACAAATTTTTAGAGCTTGAGAAAAGGGAGAATGCGGTAAAGAACAAAGAAAAACTTTTGGAAGCTGAAAAAAACAAGTTAGCACTTGAAAGTAGCAAAATTAACGAAGAGCTTGAAAAGCTAAAAAGAGTAGAAAACGCACTTAGCGAAAGAGAGATCAGCATAAAGGGCGAAAGAGAAGCTTTGGATAAGAGGATAGCAGAGTTAGAAGGGCGCCTTGCAAAAGCTGAGAAAATGCCTGAAGAAGTACATAAACTACAAGAATTAATTAAAGAGAAGGAATTAGAGCTAAAAAGGAGTCACGAAGAATTAAAGTACGAAAAGCTAAGACGTGAGCATGAGATAGCTAGGTTAACTGCACAAATTGAGTTCAAAAAGGGGCTTGGAAGTAGGGATGTAACTCAAGTTGAAAAAGAGCTTTTAGAAAGGGAGGAGAAAATCACAAAAAGAGAGGAATATTTACTTGAGAAAGAATTTGAGCTAGCAAATTTAAGAGCTGATTTAGAGCTTAAAGATGAAGAGCTACGCAGAAAAATAGATCCTTTAAAATACAAGGAAGAAGAGCTAGCCAGAAGAGAGGAGGAGCTTAGATTTAAAGAGCAGAAATTAGAGCGCGAGGTCCAAAAGTTTAAAGAAAGGGAAAAGGAGCTAAAAAAACTAGCTTTACCGCCAGGCGCTGAAGAGAAGCTCAAACTCAAAGAAGAGCTTACAAGGCTTGAGGAAGAGCTTAAAGCTAGGGAGGATGAGCTAAAAAGACGTGAAGAATATTTAAAGAGCAAAGAGAGTGAGCTTACCAGAAAAACAGAAGATTTAATAGCTGCTGAGATTTCTAGGAAAGAAAAGGAACGTAAAAGGGAGAAAGAAGCCAAGAAAGTTAAAACGGGTGTCTCAAGACTTGACGATTTGCTGTTCGGCGGTATACCATTCGGCTCCAATGTGCTTATCTACGGACCGCCTTTTATGGGCACAGATGTATTGATAAAGAGATTTGTTATTGAAGGATTAGCTAAAAACGTACCTTGTGTTGTCGTTACTGTTGATAAATCCACAACTGACATTAAAAAGGAGCTGAAAGAGCTTTTCGAAGATTACGAATCTGCTGAAAGCGCTGGGCTAGTAGGCTATGTAGATATCTATTCTAGAAGAATGGGCATGCCTTGTAACGAGCCTAATGTCGAGTACGTTGATAGTATTAGAGATCTCGACGTTATCACTCTCGCTGTCAATAATATATTTACAAAATTAAAAGCCAAAGGCGAGTATTATAGATTGGTATTCCCACTTTCTACACTCACTGCCAATCTTGGTGCTCAGCCTATTTTTAGATTTTTAGAAGATCTCACAGGAAGATGCAAAAGAGACGGCGCAGTAACTTTTTTCGCTTTGACTAAAGGC
- a CDS encoding roadblock/LC7 domain-containing protein produces the protein MEKIDKLQRELKKLATIEGIVGSAIIARNGLIIAEELPEGVDERRVGAMAATLVASIETLASTIGKGVPKRVEAELERSSIIVSRLGHRALLLAILAPNANLELINSKLELTIKELNELMLRGAK, from the coding sequence ATGGAAAAAATTGATAAACTGCAAAGAGAGCTTAAAAAGCTAGCAACTATAGAAGGCATTGTAGGCTCTGCAATTATAGCAAGAAACGGCTTAATAATTGCTGAAGAGCTGCCTGAAGGAGTGGACGAAAGGAGAGTTGGTGCGATGGCTGCTACGTTAGTTGCTTCTATAGAGACATTAGCTTCTACAATCGGTAAAGGAGTACCTAAAAGAGTTGAGGCAGAGCTTGAACGTAGTAGTATTATCGTATCACGACTAGGCCACAGAGCGTTGCTTCTGGCAATACTTGCGCCCAACGCTAATTTAGAACTTATAAATTCTAAGTTAGAGCTGACTATTAAAGAACTAAATGAGCTAATGCTCCGAGGTGCCAAATAA
- a CDS encoding GTP-binding protein yields MKIGIPILDDKIGEIPNEVAILLQAQPGIDPTPFGLTISANVLKTRTSCVYLVNNKPPSTLRREALALGKDLFKYETAGILSFVDAYSNYVGMPSEEKYTVKEPFSAESLIETVEIAIRGLRARSKNNFTVLDSISSYLDMGGELNEILYCIDCLKRGSVVLALFSAWKYPPKIVEKLKRNFNAVFAVKAVEELAILRNFMIPEKVAWKKIKKFSVPVKVLKPGGVKVYFPKILVTGPYKAGKSAIVKAISKTSVSVDRAGTTIALDHGYLDYKGFSSDIFGTPGQESFDPLLEYLAEDAVAVILVLDSTQPKTFIRAKQMLEKTRSYYLPLVVAANKQDLKNALPTKKIRALLGLPKNIPILPTVATAKKGTGRLVDELFKRLVAS; encoded by the coding sequence ATGAAGATCGGCATACCAATACTGGACGATAAAATCGGTGAAATACCGAATGAAGTAGCTATTTTATTACAAGCCCAGCCAGGCATAGACCCGACACCTTTTGGATTAACTATTTCAGCCAACGTACTTAAAACAAGAACTTCATGTGTTTATTTAGTAAACAACAAACCTCCCAGCACTCTAAGAAGGGAAGCACTAGCTTTGGGTAAGGACCTATTTAAATACGAAACTGCTGGTATTCTCAGTTTTGTAGATGCATACTCAAACTATGTAGGTATGCCATCTGAAGAAAAATATACAGTAAAAGAGCCGTTTAGCGCTGAGTCTTTAATAGAAACTGTTGAAATTGCAATTAGAGGGTTAAGAGCGAGATCGAAGAATAACTTTACAGTCTTAGATAGTATTTCCTCGTACTTAGACATGGGTGGCGAGCTTAATGAAATTTTATATTGCATCGATTGCCTTAAAAGAGGCTCTGTGGTACTTGCACTATTTTCAGCCTGGAAATACCCACCAAAAATAGTAGAAAAGCTGAAGAGGAACTTTAACGCAGTATTTGCAGTAAAAGCAGTTGAAGAACTTGCAATTCTACGCAATTTTATGATACCTGAGAAAGTAGCTTGGAAAAAAATAAAAAAATTCAGTGTGCCTGTAAAGGTTTTAAAGCCAGGCGGAGTTAAAGTATATTTCCCTAAAATTTTAGTTACAGGACCTTATAAAGCAGGTAAAAGCGCTATTGTAAAAGCTATTTCTAAAACAAGCGTAAGTGTAGACAGAGCAGGTACAACTATAGCGCTAGACCACGGCTATTTGGATTATAAAGGCTTTTCTTCAGATATTTTCGGCACTCCAGGGCAAGAAAGCTTCGACCCATTACTCGAGTATTTAGCTGAAGATGCTGTTGCCGTTATTTTAGTTCTAGATTCCACTCAGCCGAAAACTTTTATTCGCGCGAAACAAATGCTGGAGAAAACGAGATCTTATTATCTCCCTTTAGTTGTAGCAGCCAACAAGCAAGATCTGAAAAATGCGCTACCTACTAAAAAAATAAGAGCTCTGTTAGGCTTGCCTAAGAATATACCTATTCTTCCTACAGTTGCTACAGCTAAAAAAGGTACTGGGAGGTTGGTTGACGAGCTGTTTAAAAGACTAGTAGCAAGTTGA
- a CDS encoding recombinase RecA → TGRCKRDGAVTFFALTKGMHPETDVQIIRHLMDGVIEFKEENLRTFFAVQGICDVQTRSWVQYKFTEKDLIIGSFSLDYIR, encoded by the coding sequence TCACAGGAAGATGCAAAAGAGACGGCGCAGTAACTTTTTTCGCTTTGACTAAAGGTATGCATCCAGAAACTGATGTGCAAATTATAAGGCATCTAATGGACGGCGTGATAGAGTTCAAGGAAGAGAATCTGAGAACTTTTTTCGCAGTTCAAGGTATTTGTGATGTGCAGACAAGGAGCTGGGTACAGTATAAATTTACTGAGAAAGACCTTATAATAGGCTCATTCTCGCTTGACTATATAAGATGA
- a CDS encoding ATPase domain-containing protein translates to MKSEELKRVATGIPGLDGMLEGGFPVPSFILVAGEPGTGKTTFAVQSLFYGSKNGETSLYITALSEPVWVVQKFLSCYTFFDQKLVDRKKVIFSDIGDALRKQPLYVLSILMREIEKYNPDRVVIDPLSVIGIVAEDLKSYREVLHDLIIFTKKKVTLTIATYELPHADVVKTMPSYMVDGLIILSYTEEENIRKKHLEVLKLRGSKHLTGRHLVDISKNGIIVQPGLR, encoded by the coding sequence ATGAAGTCTGAAGAATTAAAAAGAGTTGCCACAGGAATACCAGGCTTAGACGGTATGCTCGAAGGTGGATTCCCAGTGCCATCTTTTATACTTGTTGCAGGTGAACCTGGAACTGGTAAAACTACTTTTGCAGTTCAATCACTTTTCTACGGCTCTAAGAATGGTGAAACATCTCTGTATATAACAGCACTTTCAGAGCCAGTCTGGGTGGTGCAGAAATTTTTGTCCTGCTATACATTTTTCGATCAAAAATTAGTAGATAGAAAAAAGGTTATATTCTCAGATATAGGTGACGCTCTTAGAAAGCAGCCACTCTACGTTCTAAGCATTCTAATGCGAGAGATTGAAAAATACAACCCAGACAGAGTAGTGATAGACCCTTTAAGCGTTATAGGAATTGTAGCTGAAGATTTAAAGTCTTATCGTGAGGTCTTACACGATCTCATAATATTTACGAAGAAGAAAGTAACGCTTACAATTGCTACCTACGAACTGCCTCACGCAGATGTTGTAAAAACTATGCCTTCCTATATGGTAGATGGCTTGATAATACTTTCTTATACAGAGGAGGAGAATATCAGAAAGAAGCACCTTGAAGTTTTAAAGCTCAGAGGTAGTAAACATCTTACAGGCAGGCATTTGGTTGATATTTCTAAAAATGGTATTATAGTACAGCCTGGGCTGAGATAA